The genomic stretch GCGTACAGCAGGCCCGTCACGCCGCCTCCCTACGCCCCGGCCCGGAGGGCTGCCCGCTGGGCGGCCGCCGCGCTCTCCCGCAGCAGGACGCCGCTCAGCGCCGCGCTGAGGTCCAGGGGCCGCCCGGGCACGGCCGCCCAGTCGGGGCCGTTCAGGCCGGAGGTGGGGTCGAGGTGGCGGGCGGCGCAGGCGGCGTTCGCGGCCAGGAAGGCCCCGATTCCGGCGGTACTCGCCGCGTCCTCCCGCGCGAGCAGCCCGAGATACCGCACGAGGACGCCCTTGAACAGCCCGCCGTCTCCGGTGCCCTCGCCAGGCAGGACCGGGCCGTATCTTTCCAGCGCCGCCCCCGCCGTCCGCCGCGCGAGGGCCAGCGCCGCGCTGTCCCCGGTCGCCTGCCAGAGCGCCGCGCCCGCCCCGATCACGGTGCCCTCGTTGTAGGTAAAGGCCCAGTCGCGGTCTATCCGGCCCGGCGCCTCGCGGCCCACGCCGTCCCAGACCACGCCCGTCGTGGGGTCGATGAGGTGGGCCTGGAGCCAACGCAAAACCGCCAGGGCGAAGTCGAGGTGATTCTCCTCGCCGGTCTGCCGGGACAGCCGCGCCCCCAGGATCACGGCGGGCGCGTTGGCGGGCGTGTTCTTGTAGCCGGGCTGCGTCCGGCGCCACGCGACGCCGCCTCCCTCGTGCCCGTTCCACCCGCCCCGGATGTCGCCCCAGAGGTCCAGGCAGTCGGCCAGGAAGCGCGGGTCGGCGCTCACGCCGTGCAGCCGCAGCAGCGCGAGCGCCATCCACAGCATGTCGTCGTAATAGTCGTTGTGGAGGCTGCCCCGGTTGGCCGGCCGCACGCCCTCCACCAGCCGGGCCGCGCGGGCGAGGTGCGCCTGCTCCCCGTCCCGCTCGAAAGCGTCCACC from Deinococcus budaensis encodes the following:
- a CDS encoding glycoside hydrolase family 76 protein; the encoded protein is MSAWTDAARQAQAALDTHFWDDEAGLYRVCLPPRLLRPDDPFHYWWQAHALDALVDAFERDGEQAHLARAARLVEGVRPANRGSLHNDYYDDMLWMALALLRLHGVSADPRFLADCLDLWGDIRGGWNGHEGGGVAWRRTQPGYKNTPANAPAVILGARLSRQTGEENHLDFALAVLRWLQAHLIDPTTGVVWDGVGREAPGRIDRDWAFTYNEGTVIGAGAALWQATGDSAALALARRTAGAALERYGPVLPGEGTGDGGLFKGVLVRYLGLLAREDAASTAGIGAFLAANAACAARHLDPTSGLNGPDWAAVPGRPLDLSAALSGVLLRESAAAAQRAALRAGA